The Candidatus Eisenbacteria bacterium region ACGCCGACAGAACCTCCAGGGCATCTCCTTGGATGAAATGGATCGTGAAGATCTTGGAGAATTGTGAAAGATTCTTTTTGCAGGCCTCGATATTGCCCGTGTCGTGATCGGTCACCGTCAAGGCGGCGCCGGGAGCCATCCCGCGAGCCAGCCAATAGGCTGAATAGCCGAAGCCGCTGCCCAACTCGAGCACGTTGCGGGGATTGACCAACCGGGCGGAGATTTCCAAGAGCCGGCCGACGGCCGATCCAACGATGGGAAAATGACGACGCCGCGCGGTCGTCTCCATCTCTTCGATCACGGGATCAGAGATTTGGTGAAGGTCAGCGAGATATTGTCCGATTTTCTCCGGAACGATAGTCACGATACCTCCTGTGATCTCGTGCGAACCACTCGAAATACCGTCATCGGCTATTGGGCGATCACCTCTTCCAGTTCGGGGAATTCTTCCCGCAGCAACCGCTCGACACCCATCTTCAACGTCATGGCCGCGCCGGGACATCCGGAGCAGGCGCCCTGAAGACGAACAAAAACAATGTTGTCACGAACATCGATAAGTTCAATATCCCCGCCGTCCCGACGAAGCATGGGCCGGATTTCCGTTTCAAGGATCTTCTGTACGCTCTCCTGGGTCAACATATCCTTCTTACCGCCTCCTTCTGTCGCTTGCGCCTGCTGCCTGCTTCTGAGCCGCCTACTGCTGCAGAACCACAACTCTCATCATTCTATGACAAACCCTTCTTCGAATCCAGCAGATGCCAGCGCAGCCAAGCCGTTGTCAGCTCAATCACCGATAATAGGCGCTCGGGCGGAGGATCCGGCAGGGGATGTTCGGCGTCAAAAGTGTGCCCGGCCCATTTCACCAGCGCCTGAAGCGACCCCTCGGCCCCCCAGCGCAGATCCGTTTCCGGCGGAACGGGGAGGTTGGCCAGCGCCGGCGGCATGGCCTGCTCTTCGGGAACCTCCTGCCCTGAATGAGCCGATTTCCAGGCAAAGAGCTTGCGGCATTCATCAACTCCAACGGCATCATCCTTCTCCCCATGCAGAAGGAGAACGGGAATCGTCAATCCCCGCAGGGCCGTTTCCAGCTCCAACCGCCCGCTGTTTTGCTCGACATCGTTGAGCAGATCGGTTGTCAGCCGGAATTTTTGATCGGTCCGGCTGTTGACGACCTCCAGATAACCCTGCTCGCGCCATTTCATATGCGCTTGTGCATCCCATCGATCGACCCGGCAAATCGACGCCCAGGTGACGATCGTCTGCAATCTGGGAACGTTGGCGGAGGCGAGAAGGGCGATGCCTCCGCCCCGGCTATGCCCCAAGAGCGCGGTTGGCCCGGCCAGCGGGAAAGGCCATCCGTTGGACTCTCTTGTAAAAGACCGGACGACCGTCTGAATATCCAACAGCTCCTGGGAATAGGTGTTTTGTTCAAAAAGGGCCGTTTCAGAACACGTCTCCCAATCGGGGGCGATCCCCGATCCGGACATATTAAAGGCCACAACCCGGAGACCGGCCCCGGCCAAGGAATCGAAGAGCGTTGGAAAGAACCCCCAATCGATAAATCCCTTATATCCGTGAATGATAAAAACCGTCGCCGGATGGGGTTCAGCCGCCGCGGGACGGATCACCTTGCCCCGGATGGTGAGGCCCAATGGATTCTGCAGCTCGAATTCCTGACGGATCGGCGCCATGGGCGCCTCTCCCCTATCGTTCGGGTTCAATCTCTTTCTCCTTTTGTTTTTCCTAACCAGCAGGCATTTCGCCGGAGTCCTTCCTGTTTGGCCCGGCGCATGGCGCTTCCCCGCGTCAATTTCTCATACTCTGCATCATTGAGCCCGGCCCAACTCTTCAGTTCCATTTTGAGAAGACTGGATCTCGGAAGGAAATCACTTTCTGAGGCTGGTGTCGAGAACCGGTTCCAGGGACAGACCTCCTGACAGACATCACAACCGTAAAGCCATCGATCAAATGGAGGCGTTTCTTTCCCAAAAGGACCCCTGTGTTCTACATTCCAATAAGAGATGCAACGCCGGGCATCGAGCAGATTCGGGCTTATCAGAGCGCCGGTCGGGCAGGCATCCAGGCATTTTGTACAACTTCCACAATAATTGGAATGGGCCGGATCGGGCGGCAGCTCGATATTGAGCCAAAGTGTCCCGATAAAAACCCAGCTTCCGTAATTTCTTGTGATCAGGTTCGTATGACGCCCTTGCCATCCCAGACCGGCGGCTTCGGCCCAGAGTTTATCCATCACCGGCGCGGTATCGACAGCGACCCGGCCCTTCGCGTCCGGGAACCTCCGCTGGATTTCCTCTAGATAGCGCTGCAGACGGCGGGTCAGGGTTTTGTGATAGTCGCGGCCCCAGGCGTACCGGCTGATGCGGGCATCCCGGCCGACCGGAGTGTCCGGGCTGATCCGGCCCTCCGCGCCGCGCTGCACATCCGCCGGTTCGGGATTGTAATAGTTGAGAATCACCGCCAGAACCGTTTTGACATCCGGAAAGAATTTTTCGGGGCACAGCCGGAGATCACGGGTGCGATGGAGATAAGCCATCCCGGCGCCATAACCGGAATCGAGCCAGGTTGAAAAGCGCCTCCCCGCCGGAGGGAGAACCGGCGCGGCGAATCCCACGCCATCCAGTCCGAGCTTCAAGCCGAGCCGGCGGATCTCTTCTTTCATGGCGCCATCCTCGGCGACGCCATCCGGTCTGATGGGCGCGGCGTCACTCCGACTCCCGCGGGGGCATCCGGCAGATATGATCGACCACTTGATCGATGAGTTCCAGACCCTCGTCCCCGAGTAGATGGGCGCCCCACCGCGCGGCATTGATATAGATCAGGTCATGGACCATCAGCGGGTCGCCCTTGGTCCCGCACGCCTCAGCGATCGGGCGGAAGAGAGGATCCACATCCGCCACTCGTCCCCACACCCGGCGGATCGAGGCGCGCGCCGCATCGGCCTCACCCTTGAGGAGCGCCTCCCGGATCGGCTCTCTATCGGAGGGTTCAAGGCTTTGAAGATTCTCCCCTGTTTTGGGAGGGGTCT contains the following coding sequences:
- a CDS encoding alpha/beta fold hydrolase, which gives rise to MNPNDRGEAPMAPIRQEFELQNPLGLTIRGKVIRPAAAEPHPATVFIIHGYKGFIDWGFFPTLFDSLAGAGLRVVAFNMSGSGIAPDWETCSETALFEQNTYSQELLDIQTVVRSFTRESNGWPFPLAGPTALLGHSRGGGIALLASANVPRLQTIVTWASICRVDRWDAQAHMKWREQGYLEVVNSRTDQKFRLTTDLLNDVEQNSGRLELETALRGLTIPVLLLHGEKDDAVGVDECRKLFAWKSAHSGQEVPEEQAMPPALANLPVPPETDLRWGAEGSLQALVKWAGHTFDAEHPLPDPPPERLLSVIELTTAWLRWHLLDSKKGLS
- a CDS encoding NifU family protein; translated protein: MLTQESVQKILETEIRPMLRRDGGDIELIDVRDNIVFVRLQGACSGCPGAAMTLKMGVERLLREEFPELEEVIAQ
- a CDS encoding O-methyltransferase produces the protein MTIVPEKIGQYLADLHQISDPVIEEMETTARRRHFPIVGSAVGRLLEISARLVNPRNVLELGSGFGYSAYWLARGMAPGAALTVTDHDTGNIEACKKNLSQFSKIFTIHFIQGDALEVLSASDVELDLVFCDVEKNLYPKVIDPIARRLRPGGLFLTDNTLWNGRVAEKEVDDTTKAIQVFNRLMMRDARFQTALLPIRDGVAMAIRLPD
- the queG gene encoding tRNA epoxyqueuosine(34) reductase QueG — encoded protein: MKEEIRRLGLKLGLDGVGFAAPVLPPAGRRFSTWLDSGYGAGMAYLHRTRDLRLCPEKFFPDVKTVLAVILNYYNPEPADVQRGAEGRISPDTPVGRDARISRYAWGRDYHKTLTRRLQRYLEEIQRRFPDAKGRVAVDTAPVMDKLWAEAAGLGWQGRHTNLITRNYGSWVFIGTLWLNIELPPDPAHSNYCGSCTKCLDACPTGALISPNLLDARRCISYWNVEHRGPFGKETPPFDRWLYGCDVCQEVCPWNRFSTPASESDFLPRSSLLKMELKSWAGLNDAEYEKLTRGSAMRRAKQEGLRRNACWLGKTKGERD